The following proteins are co-located in the Candidatus Cloacimonadota bacterium genome:
- a CDS encoding helix-turn-helix domain-containing protein, with protein MRYNISQGESETVEFKESLGEWKEIINTISAFSNTNGGVILVGINDCGGISGVITGKSTLEDLTNKINENTDPKIYPHITTKLIDGKSIVIIEIKESFDHLVVAFGRPYKRVGKSTVRMSKDEYESLILEKHKEKLYFDSQICKEASLGDIDNIKVKRFIERANFERRLEINPNITPKEALKKLSLVKKDKLANAAILLFGKNPQKFFLQAETRCARFKGTEPLEFIDMKVFGGNIIDQREDALEFVKEHIQLHAEIKGTERIERWEYPIEAIREAITNAICHRNYKISSNAQIRIFDDRIEVWGCGPLPEPLTVEDLRKKHDSVLRNPLIGKCFFLIKYIEQWGTGTNRMIKKCLSSGLPEPLFEEISGNLVVTFRGKITKEYLEGLDLNKRQIVAMEYIKKIGKITNKKYREMFPEISNETARLDLNILVRKRLLNKKGEKRGAYYTIR; from the coding sequence ATGCGATATAATATTTCACAGGGTGAATCGGAAACCGTTGAGTTTAAAGAATCTCTGGGAGAATGGAAAGAAATTATTAATACTATCAGTGCATTTAGTAATACAAATGGTGGAGTAATTTTGGTTGGTATAAATGATTGTGGGGGAATAAGTGGGGTTATTACTGGTAAAAGTACTTTAGAGGACTTAACTAATAAAATCAATGAGAATACAGACCCCAAAATTTACCCTCATATAACCACGAAATTAATAGATGGAAAATCCATAGTTATCATTGAGATAAAAGAATCTTTTGACCATTTAGTGGTGGCTTTTGGCAGACCTTATAAGAGAGTTGGTAAATCTACCGTAAGAATGTCAAAAGACGAATACGAAAGCCTGATTTTAGAAAAGCATAAAGAGAAATTATATTTTGATTCTCAAATATGCAAAGAAGCCAGCTTAGGCGATATCGATAATATTAAAGTAAAAAGATTTATAGAAAGAGCGAATTTTGAAAGGAGATTAGAGATAAATCCGAATATAACACCAAAAGAGGCTTTAAAAAAATTAAGCCTTGTAAAAAAAGATAAATTAGCTAATGCTGCAATTTTATTGTTCGGCAAGAATCCTCAGAAATTCTTTTTACAGGCAGAGACAAGATGTGCTCGTTTTAAAGGGACTGAACCTTTAGAATTTATCGATATGAAGGTCTTTGGAGGAAATATAATTGATCAAAGAGAAGATGCCTTAGAATTTGTTAAGGAACATATTCAACTTCACGCAGAAATTAAAGGAACAGAAAGGATAGAGAGATGGGAATATCCTATTGAAGCTATAAGAGAGGCGATTACTAACGCAATCTGTCACCGTAATTATAAAATTTCCAGTAATGCCCAGATTAGAATTTTTGATGATAGAATCGAAGTTTGGGGTTGTGGTCCTCTACCAGAACCATTAACAGTGGAGGATTTAAGGAAAAAACATGATTCGGTCTTAAGAAACCCACTAATTGGGAAATGTTTCTTTTTAATTAAATATATTGAACAATGGGGAACGGGAACCAATAGAATGATTAAAAAATGTCTAAGTTCTGGTTTGCCTGAACCTTTATTTGAAGAAATTTCCGGGAATCTCGTGGTTACATTTAGAGGGAAAATTACTAAGGAATATTTAGAGGGTTTGGATTTAAATAAGAGGCAAATTGTAGCTATGGAGTATATTAAAAAAATCGGAAAAATTACAAACAAAAAATATAGAGAAATGTTTCCAGAAATATCCAATGAAACAGCAAGGCTTGATTTAAATATACTGGTTAGAAAGAGGTTATTGAATAAAAAAGGTGAAAAGAGGGGTGCGTACTATACTATCAGATAA